In the Magnolia sinica isolate HGM2019 chromosome 15, MsV1, whole genome shotgun sequence genome, one interval contains:
- the LOC131227901 gene encoding uncharacterized protein LOC131227901 isoform X1 encodes MAAVLHHQLGDTDEPNDGNALVKKRTNVLLLGDRLGDLGMSDGLNYENQIVVGFLIPWERLIYKGWASHATHVRVLWEVFCIRVPPEKVNVNLAGLPALVLPCGLIEGGPASLPIGLQMIGAAFDEVLNYLSCC; translated from the exons ATGGCTGCAGTACTTCATCACCAATTAGGAGATACTGACGAGCCAAACGATGGCAATGCCTTAGTGAAGAAGAGAACTAATGTGTTACTTCTTGGTGATCGCCTTGgagatctaggaatgtctgatggttTGAACTATGAGAACCAAATTGTTGTTGGATTCTT AATTCCATGGGAAAGACTAATCTATAAAGGATGGGCCTCGCATGCAACACATGTGAGAGTTCTTTGGGAAGTCTTTTGTATAAGAGTCCCTCCAGAAAAG GTGAATGTTAACTTGGCTGGACTGCCTGCACTAGTGCTGCCATGTGGATTGATTGAAGGTGGACCCGCTAGCCTTCCTATTGGACTGCAAATGATTGGTGCTGCCTTTGATGAGGTATTGAACTACCTTTCTTGTTGCTGA
- the LOC131227901 gene encoding uncharacterized protein LOC131227901 isoform X2, which yields MSDGLNYENQIVVGFLIPWERLIYKGWASHATHVRVLWEVFCIRVPPEKVNVNLAGLPALVLPCGLIEGGPASLPIGLQMIGAAFDEVLNYLSCC from the exons atgtctgatggttTGAACTATGAGAACCAAATTGTTGTTGGATTCTT AATTCCATGGGAAAGACTAATCTATAAAGGATGGGCCTCGCATGCAACACATGTGAGAGTTCTTTGGGAAGTCTTTTGTATAAGAGTCCCTCCAGAAAAG GTGAATGTTAACTTGGCTGGACTGCCTGCACTAGTGCTGCCATGTGGATTGATTGAAGGTGGACCCGCTAGCCTTCCTATTGGACTGCAAATGATTGGTGCTGCCTTTGATGAGGTATTGAACTACCTTTCTTGTTGCTGA